From Campylobacter showae:
GTAGATCATCACGTTTGGGTTTTTGCTGCCCTCTATCAGCCTGGTGTCTAGCCTCGGGCGGTCGGCGCGGACGGTGGCGCCTCCGATAACTAGCAGCTCGGCCGCGCTGCGAAGGCGGTGAGAGTGCGTGCGGCTGGCTAGGTTTGAGATGATTTTGCTCTGCGCGGTGCCGACTGCGACGCCGTTTGCGCTAAGGGCGAGCTTAAAAAAACTAAAATTTCCGCCCTGCCACGCTAGAAACGGCTCAACCAGATCGTCCGCTTCGCGCCGTAGTACGTCAAATTTGACCGCTACGCTGCCGCTTTGCAAGATATGCGCGCCGCCGCTAGCTACGGCGTTTTCGTCTCCTCTAGCGATGACGACTTCGGCAAATTTTAGCCGACTCAAAAGCTCGGCGCATGGCGGGGTTTTGCCACGGTGAGCACAGGGCTCGAGCGTCACGTAGGCCTTGGCGCCCTTTAGCAGATCGCCGTGATTTTGCAGGATGTATTCATACGTGAAATTTGGCTCCAAATCCGCATTTTCAAGCTCTGCAGCGCTTTCAAATTTGACGCCCGAAGCCGCATGATAATCGCGTAAAAAATCGCTCAAAAATGCCTCGCTTTTTTCGCAGAGCGCCAATAAAATCGCGCTTGGCTCGGCGTGTAGAAAGCCCGCCTTTTTATGCGCGGCGACCGAGAGAAGCCTGCCGCCGGCGTCTAAAACCGCGCAACCGACAGCTGGATTTGGGTAGGTTAAAATTTGAAACTCCCAAGCCTTTTTTATGGCTAAAGACATATAAAATTCGTCGTTTATCATCGCTTCCGCCTAGTTAAATTTTGGGGTATTATACTAAAATTTGCGCGGCTAATTTTTAAATTTGACGCCCATATTTTACTGGCTTGCCCGCCAAACCCGCACCCTTACGGCGTAAATTTCGCTCCAAACAATATCAAATTAATCTCACGAAGTCATGTGTATCATAAACCATGAGAAGCTTTTAGTTTCCGAGTGATAATTTTTGCGTGAGAGACGATGAAAGATATGCAGGCCTTTAGCGGCTCTGTCTTGGTCTGCGAGTTTGATAAGAAATTTAGCGGGCAAACGATAGTGGCAAGCCGCACTCTAAACACTAAATTTTTAGGCGAAAAAGAGCAGATGGACGATGCTCTTTTTAACGATGAATTTAGGGTTTTTACGGACGACAAGGTCGAAGCGAGGTATCTTTTGACGCCCGCATTCATGAAGCGCTTGCGCGAATTAAAGATAAAATTTGCGGGAGAGATGGGCGTGAGCGCTGCGTTTATGGACGATAAATTTTATCTATTTTTAAACGGAGCGAAAAATAGATTTGAAACTACGCCATTTTCGCTACCGCCTAGCCTTGAGGACGCCGCGCGGATAAAAAAGGAAATTTCAGAACTTTTATCTATCATAGACGAATTAAATTTAAACCTTGATATTTTTAAGCAAGAGGCAAATTTGACGGTTTAGATGATTGGGGATTTTGTAGATAAAATTAAATCGCAACGTAAATAAGGCAAAATTTAGTACAAATTTGTATCGAGATAAAAGCAGTATTTATGGGATAGAAAGTTAAAAACGGCGTCTTGCCACACAAAACGCCGTTTTATTGTAATATTAGAAACGTTGTCCGATAGTAAATTCAAACGTACTCGTATCGTCGCCGTCTTGCTTTTTGAGCGGTTTGGCAAAGATTAGCTGTAGCGGCCCCATAGGCGTTACCCACTCGATACCTGCGCCCGCACTATATCTACTGATACGTCCGTCGATATAATCCACGATGCCTGGCGCCGTTACGTTTGCGATCCTGCCGCGAATAACGCCGTAGTCAACAAACAGCAATCCGCGCATCTTTACGCGCTCTATTAGCGGGAAGCTAAGTTCTGCCGAGCTGTTAAACGACGTATCGCCGCCCGTCTCGTACCAGCTACCGCTGGCGACTTTGACTTTAGGCGAGACGGTTCTACTCTCAAATCCGCGTAGATTTCTGATGCCGCCTAGATATAGTCTCTCGTTGATAGGCACCCAGCCGCGATCCCAAATTTTGCCAAAGCTTGATTTGAATCTAAAAATAAGGTCGTAGTCCACCCACTCTCTGATACCTTGATACCAGTTGAAATTCGTTCTGCTCTTTAAAAATTTCTCGTCGCCGCCCACGCCCGCAAACTCTAGGCTGGTGCTTGCGATGATACCGGTGCGAGGTAGGTAGTAGTCATCCGTGCTATTATACGTGATAG
This genomic window contains:
- a CDS encoding DUF3137 domain-containing protein, giving the protein MKDMQAFSGSVLVCEFDKKFSGQTIVASRTLNTKFLGEKEQMDDALFNDEFRVFTDDKVEARYLLTPAFMKRLRELKIKFAGEMGVSAAFMDDKFYLFLNGAKNRFETTPFSLPPSLEDAARIKKEISELLSIIDELNLNLDIFKQEANLTV
- the ribD gene encoding bifunctional diaminohydroxyphosphoribosylaminopyrimidine deaminase/5-amino-6-(5-phosphoribosylamino)uracil reductase RibD; translation: MINDEFYMSLAIKKAWEFQILTYPNPAVGCAVLDAGGRLLSVAAHKKAGFLHAEPSAILLALCEKSEAFLSDFLRDYHAASGVKFESAAELENADLEPNFTYEYILQNHGDLLKGAKAYVTLEPCAHRGKTPPCAELLSRLKFAEVVIARGDENAVASGGAHILQSGSVAVKFDVLRREADDLVEPFLAWQGGNFSFFKLALSANGVAVGTAQSKIISNLASRTHSHRLRSAAELLVIGGATVRADRPRLDTRLIEGSKNPNVMIYSREREFDASIPLFGMASRSVHVTSDINEAFMPRLTMFEGGENALKALDERVKWLLLYRSSEFLDAPAVRLNLKLKPLFHGELGGDVYEWYRIEQDLG